Within the Saccharopolyspora gloriosae genome, the region ATGGTGCCGACGCGGAACTCCTCCTCCACCGGCACCGCCAGCGGGTCGGCGTCAACGAGATCGTCCGGCGGCTCCGCGGGCAGTTCCGCGTCGAAGCGGCGCTGCACCTCCTCCAGGAGGGCACCGATCCGTTCGGCGAGGACCGAGACCTGCTGTTTCTCCAGCTGCACGCTGACCGTGCGGACATCCTCGGACGCCTGCAGGTAGAACGTGCGCTCACCGGGTTCCCCGACGGTCCCTGCGACGAACCGGTCGGGCTGGCGGAAGACGTGGATGACACGAGCCATGGCACCTTCGACAGTAAGCCACCCGGGCCGTGGGCCGCGCAGCCGTCCCCAGTTGCACCCGGCACACCCTCTCAGCAGCACCGTCGGTACCGAACAGGTGCGCGGAAACCGGCTGAAGCGGGCGTGGAGCCGTTCGCGCGGCGTGTTCGCCGAACGCGAACACGCCGCCGCGGGCTGCGGTCCCGATCACCGGTGGACCGCTACGCTCGGCTCCGGCCGCATCGCGGCCCCCACGATCCGGCCCTCCCGGACGGAGCCATCCCATGAGTTCCCGTGAACGACGCCGGCCGCGACGGCTGCGAGCCGGTGACGCGGTCGCCGTGGTCGCCCCCGCCGGTCCCGTCCCCGCCGACCAGCTCGATGCGGGCCTGGACCTGCTGCGCGACTGGGACCTGCGAGTCGTCCCCGGCAAACACGTGCGCGAACGCCACCCGAGGC harbors:
- a CDS encoding DUF3090 domain-containing protein, with product MARVIHVFRQPDRFVAGTVGEPGERTFYLQASEDVRTVSVQLEKQQVSVLAERIGALLEEVQRRFDAELPAEPPDDLVDADPLAVPVEEEFRVGTMGLGWDAETEAVVVELLAVTEEEIDESVVLDDTEEGPDAVRVFLSPADARAFAERAERVLNAGRKPCPLCGEPLDPEGHICPRQNGYRRSEED